CTTTCGGGGTGATCTGTCTCACGACGATCGTGCTGCACAACGCGTGCAGCTGTTACATGTCAAGCAGGATGCGTGACGGATCCTCAATGGACTTCTTGATATGGACAAGGAAGCTGACCGCGTCGGCACCGTCGATGATGCGATGGTCGTAACTCAGCGCAACGTACATCATTGGGCGGAGTGCGATGCTTCCGGGGTTGCTTGGATCTTCGACAGCGCGCTTCGTGATCGCGTGCATGCCAAGAATGGCTGATTGCGGCGGATTCAGAATCGGCGTTGACATCATCGAGCCGAAGATGCCGCCGTTGGTGATCGTGAACGTGCCGCCGGTCATCTCCTCGATAGTGAGCTTGCCGTCGCGTGCCTTGATCGCGAGTTCCTTGATGGTCTTCTCGATCGTTGCGAACGACATGCCCTCAGCATTGCGGAGCACGGGAACAACGAGTCCCTTTGGGCTCGAAACTGCGATCGCGACATCGCAGTAGTCATGCTTCTCGATCTCGGGCCCCTTGTCGCCACCCGCAATGAACGCGTTGACCATGGGGAATGCGCGGAGCGCGCTGGTTGCGGCCGCGACAAAGAACGACATGAAACCGAGATTGATATCGTGCTTCTTCGCGAAGTCTTCCTTGTATTTCTTCCGCAGATCCATGACCGCGGTCATGTCGATCTCGTTGAAGGTTGTGAGCATGGCAGCGGTGTGCTGCGCATCAACGAGGCGCTCGGCAACACGCTGGCGCAGGCGCGACATCGACTCACGCGGCGCGTTACGCGACCCCCGAGCAGGCGCTGCGTGCGCCGTGCCGTTCATTGAGACGCTGCCATTGGACTGCGCCTGATGGAACGCAAGGACATCCATCTCGCGAACACGATGCCCCGGCCCCGTGCCAACAATCGACGCAGGATTCACGCCGAGTTCGTCCGCGAGTTTGCGTGCAGCGGGCGTGATGGACACATCGCCACCCGATGCTGCCGGTGCTGACTGCGCGGGCTTTGGTTCGGGTGATGCCTTCGTTTCAGTCGCAGCGGGCTTTGGTGGTGCAGCGGTTGTTGCTGAGGCGTTCGCTGCTGCTGCTTTTTCCTGCTTCGCTGGAGCGGCACCTGCCGGCTTCTCTGCAGACTCATCGATCGAACCGACGGTCGCGCCGACCTCCACCTCGTCGCCCTCGTTTGCGGTGCGCTTGAGCACACCAGCAGCCGGTGCTGGCAACTCCATCGTGATCTTGTCGGTTTCCAGTTCGAGCACGGTCTCGTCGCGCTCGACCCATTCGCCATCCTGCTTCAGCCACGCAGCAATCACGCCGGATGTCACACTCTCACCAACTGTTGGGATGACGATGTCCGTCGCCATGGTTGTTGTCTCCGTTGTGCTCACTGTGGGTGCCTGTGGTTGGATGGTTGCAGAGAAAATGGATCAGAAAACAAAACCAATGGGAGGCAGCTTACTTAGCGCCGGCCTTTGCCTTTGCTCGTACAGCAACCGAGGATGATTTCTCGGGTTCATCGGCGAACGCCTGCGCGATGAGCCACTCCTGCTCCTCTTTGTGCATGCGCTTGGAACCGGTTGCGGACGACGAACTCGCATCGCGCCCGATGTATCGTGCGATCTCGATGCCCGCCTTCTCGCGGAGCTTGTCCTGCAGGAACAGGAACGCGCCAATGTTTCGAGGCTCTTCCTGCACCCAGACCAACTCTGCGGATGTCGGATACCTGCCGACGGTCTTCTTCACAAGTTCGGTGTGCAATGGATACACCTGCTCGACGCGGACAATCGCAACGTCGTCGCGTCCGAGTTCGTCGCGCTTTGCTGCAAGCTCATAGAAAACCTTGCCCGAGCAGAGGATCACACGCTTGACCTTGCTCACGGATGTCTTGCGAGTGCGCTTGCCGTTGTCACCCGCGCCCGCAGCTGTAAACTTCGGATCGTCGATCACTTCAAGGAATGAACCCTTCGTCAGTTCGTCGATTGTGCTCGTCGCAGTGCGAAGCATTGATTTCGGCGTCATCACAACAAGCGGCTTCCGAAAATCGCGCTGCACCTGCCGACGGATCAGATGGAACATCTGCGCACCCGTGGATGGGTACACGACCTGGATATTTTTCTGTGCGCACGACTGGAGGAACCGCTCCATGCGACCGGACGAGTGCTCAGGGCCTGCGCCCTCATATCCATGCGGGAGCAGCATCACCAGACCCGACCACCGATCCCACTTGATTTCTGCGTTGACGATAAACTGATCGATGATGGTCTGCGCGCCATTGACAAAGTCACCGAACTGCGCTTCCCACAAGACCAACTGATACGGATCGACCATGCTGGCGCCGTACTCAAACCCGAGCACGGACGCTTCCGAAAGAGGGCTGTCCCACACACCGAACTGCGCCTGACGCTTTCTGCCATCGTCCATCTTGGAGAGCGGCGGTGTATCGGTACCGGGCATACCGACCTCGGTGATGTGATCGAGCGGGATATATGCCTCACCCGTCTTTGCATCACGGAGCACACCGTGACGGTGGCTGAACGTGCCTCGGCGACAGTCCTGACCGCTCAAACGAACCGGCACGCCTTCAAGCAGCAGCGACCCGTACGCGAGCGATTCTGCATCGGCGTAACTAATCTTCTTCGTCTTTGGAAGTTCCTTGCGATCCTTCAGCAGATTCACAAGCTTTCGATGGACATTGAAGCCTTCAGGGACTGTGCCAAGCGCGTTGCAGATCAGCGTCAACGTCTTCATTGGAACACCGGTGTTCACCGGCTCAAAGTCCCACGACCGCTTCATCTTCGACCATCGGCGCGAACCCGGATCGATCGTAGGGTCATATGGCTGGTTCTTTGCAGCGTCTTGCGCGCGCTCGAGCGCCTCGTTGATCTCGTCCTTGATCGCCTGCATCACCTGATTGTTGATGACACCGGTTGCGAGCAACTTGTCAGCGTACACGTTCAGGACACTCGGCTTCTTCTTGATCTTGTCCGCCATCAAGGGCTGGGTGAATGCTGCCTCGTCCTGCTCGTTGTGACCATACTTGCGGAATCCAACAAGGTCGATGAACACGTCCTTGCCGAACTTCTGGCGGTATTCGACCGCGATCTGCGCAGCTGTCACACACGCCTCAGGGTCGTCACCATTCACGTGGAAGATCGGCGCATCGATCATCTTCGCGACGTCGGTGCAATAGCGGGTCGATCGAGCGTCTTCGGGGAGCGTTGTGAAACCGATCTGGTTGTTAATTACGACGTGGACCGTGCCGCCAACCGTGTAGCCCTCGAGTTGCGACAGGTTCAGACACTCTGCGATGATGCCCTGGCCAGCAATAGCTGCATCGCCGTGGATCAGCAGCGGCATAATGTGCTTGCGCTGGAGATCACCTGAAAGGTACTGCTTTGCACGTGCTCGGCCAAGCACAACGGGATCGACCGCATCAAGGTGGCTTGGATTGCTCGACAACGCAAGATGCATTGTCTTTCCGTTTGCCAGCGTGCGCTGACCGGAATATCCGCGATGGTACTTTACGTCGCCGCCGCCATCGACAAAGTCCTCGCCCCACGTGTCCTCGAACTCAGTGAAAATCTGCTCGTAGCTCTTGCCAACAACATTGTTGAGCAC
Above is a genomic segment from Phycisphaeraceae bacterium containing:
- the odhB gene encoding 2-oxoglutarate dehydrogenase complex dihydrolipoyllysine-residue succinyltransferase, with product MATDIVIPTVGESVTSGVIAAWLKQDGEWVERDETVLELETDKITMELPAPAAGVLKRTANEGDEVEVGATVGSIDESAEKPAGAAPAKQEKAAAANASATTAAPPKPAATETKASPEPKPAQSAPAASGGDVSITPAARKLADELGVNPASIVGTGPGHRVREMDVLAFHQAQSNGSVSMNGTAHAAPARGSRNAPRESMSRLRQRVAERLVDAQHTAAMLTTFNEIDMTAVMDLRKKYKEDFAKKHDINLGFMSFFVAAATSALRAFPMVNAFIAGGDKGPEIEKHDYCDVAIAVSSPKGLVVPVLRNAEGMSFATIEKTIKELAIKARDGKLTIEEMTGGTFTITNGGIFGSMMSTPILNPPQSAILGMHAITKRAVEDPSNPGSIALRPMMYVALSYDHRIIDGADAVSFLVHIKKSIEDPSRILLDM
- a CDS encoding 2-oxoglutarate dehydrogenase E1 component codes for the protein MTSTRGTTGTSASPAATNGWNAAYLDAQHEQYRTNPDSLPPDVRAFFQGFELASSLGSTSDKTSGVDRGIADLIYAYRQLGHIAATVDPFGRVNERPKAMTLEHHGLAKADLTRHVDPSAASLYAGGPLQEVIDHLDRTYCRNIGFEYMHVQNTEEREWLWRVIEENEGRIPISDDTRKRLLSQVLKSESFETFLGKRYPGDKRFSLEGGESLIVLLEQMIERASDLNVEETVIGMAHRGRLNVLNNVVGKSYEQIFTEFEDTWGEDFVDGGGDVKYHRGYSGQRTLANGKTMHLALSSNPSHLDAVDPVVLGRARAKQYLSGDLQRKHIMPLLIHGDAAIAGQGIIAECLNLSQLEGYTVGGTVHVVINNQIGFTTLPEDARSTRYCTDVAKMIDAPIFHVNGDDPEACVTAAQIAVEYRQKFGKDVFIDLVGFRKYGHNEQDEAAFTQPLMADKIKKKPSVLNVYADKLLATGVINNQVMQAIKDEINEALERAQDAAKNQPYDPTIDPGSRRWSKMKRSWDFEPVNTGVPMKTLTLICNALGTVPEGFNVHRKLVNLLKDRKELPKTKKISYADAESLAYGSLLLEGVPVRLSGQDCRRGTFSHRHGVLRDAKTGEAYIPLDHITEVGMPGTDTPPLSKMDDGRKRQAQFGVWDSPLSEASVLGFEYGASMVDPYQLVLWEAQFGDFVNGAQTIIDQFIVNAEIKWDRWSGLVMLLPHGYEGAGPEHSSGRMERFLQSCAQKNIQVVYPSTGAQMFHLIRRQVQRDFRKPLVVMTPKSMLRTATSTIDELTKGSFLEVIDDPKFTAAGAGDNGKRTRKTSVSKVKRVILCSGKVFYELAAKRDELGRDDVAIVRVEQVYPLHTELVKKTVGRYPTSAELVWVQEEPRNIGAFLFLQDKLREKAGIEIARYIGRDASSSSATGSKRMHKEEQEWLIAQAFADEPEKSSSVAVRAKAKAGAK